A single Marinobacter sp. es.042 DNA region contains:
- the gph gene encoding phosphoglycolate phosphatase (PGP is an essential enzyme in the glycolate salvage pathway in higher organisms (photorespiration in plants). Phosphoglycolate results from the oxidase activity of RubisCO in the Calvin cycle when concentrations of carbon dioxide are low relative to oxygen. This enzyme is a member of the Haloacid Dehalogenase (HAD) superfamily of aspartate-nucleophile hydrolase enzymes (PF00702).): MPGIFVKPETTHRASTVLFDLDGTLIDTAPDFIRCLNQLREQHGLPALPHEHIRRSVSNGARAMIRVGFGLEPEHPEYLEKHTAFLDLYEAGVAVETSLFEGMDELLKALEEQGIPWGIVTNKPARFAVPLIEALNLADRCAALVCPDHVAQRKPHPEALYLACQQIGADPATGIYVGDHERDIEAGRNAGMKTIAVRYGYIEEPEAIDLWQADLIADTVTDLAKLLQ; this comes from the coding sequence ATGCCAGGGATATTCGTGAAGCCTGAAACCACGCATCGAGCCTCCACGGTCCTGTTTGATCTTGATGGAACGCTGATTGACACCGCGCCGGACTTCATCCGGTGCCTGAATCAGTTACGGGAACAGCACGGGCTGCCCGCCCTTCCCCACGAGCATATCCGACGCTCGGTCTCGAACGGCGCGCGCGCCATGATCCGGGTCGGCTTCGGCCTGGAACCGGAACATCCGGAATACCTGGAAAAACACACCGCGTTCCTCGACCTCTACGAAGCTGGAGTGGCAGTGGAGACCAGCCTGTTCGAGGGGATGGACGAGCTTCTCAAAGCCCTCGAGGAGCAAGGTATTCCCTGGGGTATTGTGACCAATAAGCCTGCCAGGTTCGCGGTTCCACTGATCGAGGCCCTTAACCTGGCTGACCGATGCGCGGCACTGGTTTGCCCCGATCACGTTGCCCAGCGCAAACCTCATCCGGAGGCCCTCTATCTGGCCTGCCAGCAGATCGGCGCCGATCCGGCCACCGGCATTTATGTGGGCGACCACGAACGGGACATCGAAGCCGGGCGTAACGCTGGCATGAAAACCATCGCCGTCCGCTACGGTTACATCGAGGAGCCAGAAGCCATTGACCTGTGGCAAGCGGACCTCATCGCCGACACCGTCACGGACCTGGCAAAGCTGTTACAATAG
- a CDS encoding YciK family oxidoreductase: protein MHDYQAPADLLKDRIIMVTGAGSGIGRAAAKAYAAHGATVVLVGRTVSKLETVYDEIEAAGHPKPAIVPMNFEGAAVKDYEELAMTLEDNFGQLDGLLHNAAILGDRSPVELYDPETWNKVMYVNATAPFLLSRAMIPLLRKSDDASVIFTSSGVGRKAKAYWGAYAVSKFAVEGLSQLLSEELDDERHNIRVNSLNPGATRTNMRAHAYPAENPQQNPAPEDLMPIYLYLMGKDSQGVNGQKLDAQPK from the coding sequence ATGCATGATTACCAAGCACCCGCCGATCTTCTGAAAGACCGCATCATTATGGTGACGGGTGCCGGCAGCGGCATTGGCCGGGCTGCAGCCAAGGCCTACGCCGCCCATGGCGCCACCGTGGTACTGGTAGGCCGCACGGTCAGCAAACTCGAAACGGTTTACGATGAAATCGAGGCAGCCGGCCACCCCAAGCCTGCCATCGTGCCCATGAACTTCGAGGGCGCCGCGGTGAAGGACTACGAAGAACTGGCCATGACCCTGGAAGATAATTTCGGGCAGCTTGACGGTTTGCTGCACAACGCGGCAATTCTGGGCGACCGCAGTCCTGTAGAGCTTTATGACCCGGAGACCTGGAACAAGGTCATGTACGTGAACGCAACGGCGCCGTTCCTGCTAAGCCGGGCAATGATTCCCCTGCTTCGCAAATCCGACGACGCCTCGGTGATCTTCACCTCCTCGGGTGTCGGCCGCAAGGCGAAAGCCTACTGGGGCGCCTATGCCGTCTCCAAGTTTGCCGTAGAGGGCCTGAGCCAGTTGCTGTCCGAAGAGCTGGACGACGAGCGTCACAATATCCGGGTAAACAGTCTGAACCCCGGCGCGACCCGTACCAACATGAGAGCCCACGCCTATCCGGCGGAGAATCCACAGCAAAATCCGGCACCAGAGGACCTGATGCCGATTTACCTGTACCTCATGGGCAAGGACAGCCAGGGCGTCAACGGCCAGAAACTGGACGCACAACCGAAATAA
- a CDS encoding glutaredoxin family protein, translating into MELLFYTTSQCHLCELAEALLVSTPMPEPIPVDVVDIAQSEELVERYGTRIPVLRRNDTGVELDWPFTRDDLLTFLQ; encoded by the coding sequence ATGGAACTGCTTTTTTACACAACCTCTCAGTGCCACCTGTGCGAACTGGCCGAAGCCCTGCTTGTAAGCACGCCCATGCCGGAGCCGATCCCGGTAGACGTGGTGGACATTGCCCAGTCCGAAGAACTGGTAGAACGCTACGGTACCCGGATACCGGTGCTCCGACGCAACGATACCGGTGTGGAACTGGACTGGCCATTTACCAGGGATGACTTACTTACATTCCTGCAATGA
- the yaaA gene encoding peroxide stress protein YaaA produces MLMVISPAKTLDYESPLATSTYTQPEFLEDACELVDLLKTLEPHQISNLMSISDKLGQLNAERFQNWHTPFTPENARQAVLAFKGDVYTGLDAESFSEQDFDFAQQHLRMLSGLYGVLKPLDLMQPYRLEMGTRFENNRGKDLYAFWGSKITEEINRLLADDDGVLVNLASNEYFKSVKKKDLEGRLITPQFKDWKNGQYKMISFYAKKARGLMCRFAIQNRITQADDLKGFNLEGYYFSEDQSDKNNWVFLRDEQ; encoded by the coding sequence ATGTTGATGGTTATTTCCCCTGCCAAAACGCTGGATTACGAGAGTCCGTTGGCGACCAGTACCTATACTCAGCCGGAATTCCTTGAGGATGCCTGCGAGCTGGTCGACCTGCTTAAAACGCTGGAGCCGCACCAGATCAGCAATCTGATGAGCATCAGCGACAAGCTTGGGCAGCTGAACGCCGAGCGCTTCCAGAACTGGCACACACCGTTTACCCCCGAGAATGCCCGGCAGGCTGTACTGGCTTTCAAAGGTGACGTGTACACCGGCCTGGACGCCGAGAGCTTCAGTGAACAGGACTTCGACTTTGCCCAACAGCATCTACGCATGCTTTCCGGTCTGTATGGCGTCCTGAAACCCCTGGACCTGATGCAGCCCTACCGCCTGGAAATGGGTACCCGGTTCGAAAATAACCGTGGCAAGGATCTGTATGCCTTCTGGGGCAGCAAGATCACAGAGGAGATCAACCGGCTGCTTGCGGATGACGACGGCGTGCTGGTCAACCTCGCCTCCAACGAGTATTTCAAAAGCGTAAAGAAGAAAGACCTTGAAGGCCGGCTGATTACCCCCCAATTCAAGGACTGGAAGAATGGTCAGTACAAGATGATCAGCTTTTATGCCAAGAAAGCCCGGGGGCTGATGTGTCGGTTTGCCATTCAGAACCGAATTACCCAAGCCGACGACCTCAAGGGATTCAATCTCGAAGGCTATTACTTCAGCGAAGACCAATCCGATAAGAACAACTGGGTTTTCCTGCGGGATGAACAGTAA
- a CDS encoding DUF2788 domain-containing protein: protein MNEAMFSQIAMLVFLTGLIVWMGFIVWDLAKKSQAGKFGTIALFTVLGAGVVGFIVKTVLVEIMQI from the coding sequence ATGAACGAAGCAATGTTTTCCCAGATCGCCATGCTGGTGTTTCTGACCGGCCTGATTGTCTGGATGGGTTTCATCGTCTGGGATCTGGCCAAGAAATCCCAGGCCGGCAAGTTCGGCACCATCGCACTGTTTACGGTGCTGGGCGCCGGCGTTGTGGGCTTTATCGTTAAAACCGTACTCGTAGAGATCATGCAAATATGA
- the rdgC gene encoding recombination-associated protein RdgC: protein MWFRNARVFRFTKPFDISAEELEEKLQADAFKPCGPQETSRQGWVPPLGKHGEQLVHSANGYHLIALRKEEKILPGPVVKEAVEEKAEAIEFEQGRKVRRKEKDEIKEQVMLEMLPQAFSKNRRSFAYLAPQDGVLVVDVGSAKQAEDLASTLRKSLGSLPVRPPAVEQAPAFTFTGWLNESIDLPGKVVLGTECELKDPSEDGGVVRCKGLDLKADEIRNHLDAGMQVTKLSLTWDDNVSFVLDEELGIRRLKFGETLQDQLDDVDVDDHAAKFDAAFTLMTLELSRLIPGLLEALGGEDRSAIVEE from the coding sequence ATGTGGTTTCGCAACGCCCGCGTATTCCGATTTACCAAACCCTTTGATATCTCTGCCGAAGAGCTGGAAGAAAAGCTCCAGGCCGACGCCTTCAAGCCCTGCGGACCTCAGGAAACCAGCCGCCAGGGCTGGGTTCCGCCCCTGGGCAAGCATGGCGAACAGCTGGTTCACAGTGCCAACGGCTATCACCTGATTGCCCTGCGCAAGGAGGAAAAGATTCTTCCCGGCCCGGTGGTGAAAGAAGCGGTTGAGGAGAAGGCCGAAGCCATCGAGTTCGAGCAGGGCCGGAAGGTCCGGCGCAAGGAAAAGGACGAAATCAAGGAACAGGTAATGCTGGAGATGCTGCCCCAGGCCTTCTCCAAGAACCGCCGCTCCTTTGCCTACCTCGCCCCCCAGGACGGTGTTCTGGTGGTCGACGTGGGCTCCGCCAAGCAGGCGGAAGATCTGGCCTCGACTCTGCGCAAGAGCCTCGGATCGCTGCCGGTCCGTCCACCCGCGGTGGAACAGGCACCTGCTTTCACCTTTACCGGTTGGCTGAACGAATCCATCGACCTGCCCGGCAAGGTGGTTCTGGGCACTGAGTGCGAACTCAAGGATCCGTCTGAAGATGGCGGCGTGGTGCGTTGCAAAGGCCTGGATCTTAAAGCAGATGAAATCCGCAACCATCTGGATGCGGGCATGCAGGTGACCAAGCTGTCCCTGACCTGGGACGACAACGTCTCCTTCGTGCTGGATGAAGAACTCGGCATCCGTCGCCTGAAATTTGGCGAAACACTTCAGGATCAACTGGACGATGTCGACGTGGACGACCACGCAGCCAAGTTTGATGCGGCTTTCACGCTGATGACCCTTGAGCTGTCCCGACTGATTCCAGGGCTCCTGGAAGCGCTCGGCGGCGAAGATCGCTCTGCGATTGTCGAAGAGTAA